The following are encoded together in the Malaya genurostris strain Urasoe2022 chromosome 3, Malgen_1.1, whole genome shotgun sequence genome:
- the LOC131438723 gene encoding larval cuticle protein A2B-like, which translates to MALKLLMILATLTVVVSPASVANGRRQSLAALDDQPEPNYSYGYTVQEDRTGDHKSQHESRQGDRVEGQYRLRESDGTERIVDYTADDRNGFRAVVRHEPERHQQSVQAIRLVPLVPEYDAAAAAKRGWSAGLNSRWEGQHYIEQPWILLEPIRHN; encoded by the exons atGGCACTCAAG CTGCTGATGATATTGGCCACCTTGACCGTCGTGGTAAGTCCGGCCTCTGTTGCGAATGGACGGCGTCAGTCCTTGGCTGCCTTGGATGATCAACCGGAACCTAACTATTCGTACGGTTATACCGTACAGGAAGATCGAACCGGTGATCACAAAAGTCAACACGAAAGTCGTCAGGGAGATCGTGTCGAGGGTCAGTACCGGCTGCGGGAATCCGATGGAACTGAACGTATTGTGGATTACACGGCGGACGATCGCAATGGCTTTCGAGCCGTCGTACGTCATGAACCGGAGCGGCATCAACAATCCGTCCAAGCGATTCGATTAGTTCCGCTCGTCCCCGAATAcgatgctgctgctgccgccAAGCGCGGTTGGTCTGCGGGTTTAAATTCCCGCTGGGAAGGTCAGCACTACATCGAGCAACCGTGGATTTTGTTGGAACCTATTCGCCACAATTGA